A stretch of the Flavobacterium aquiphilum genome encodes the following:
- a CDS encoding type II toxin-antitoxin system RelE/ParE family toxin yields the protein MAKLQFATVLEYYVERDGNPNYSLKLLKEVEDLLNTLSNSELIRRLTSNKFTRVIPMKVYLIFYEINEDRIEIVSFWDNRQDVEHRKIK from the coding sequence ATTGCAAAACTTCAATTTGCAACTGTTTTGGAATATTATGTTGAGAGAGATGGTAATCCAAATTATAGTTTAAAACTACTTAAAGAAGTAGAAGACTTATTAAATACACTTTCTAACTCTGAACTAATTAGAAGACTGACTTCAAATAAATTTACACGTGTAATTCCAATGAAAGTTTATCTTATTTTCTATGAAATAAATGAAGATAGAATTGAGATTGTATCCTTTTGGGATAACCGTCAGGATGTTGAACACAGAAAAATAAAATAA
- a CDS encoding TMEM143 family protein, which translates to MNREHYIPFDKEFLLDEQLAEYAGDEKQVEDFKKLFDIIEHYYHHEAFNLIRNIKKNYAFFDPDLPAKEREAFKGKSDFSVFKDTLIKVLELSNYSKVSQEVLDKAFKDSDLIGLKLDIDLDVYKDYEIYVRGQHTAKEKVTKYFFWKKKIEVEYYDRVMIYLKYHDADYYKKKKLKKHKSLIEPGTVVLKIFKRVPKNDLETIFPNATPKMSLTDKLLLWVPGVVGGISLLSAKVIPALIKMQAAYQSGETIDLLNSKTSLNQGLIALGILGAYLFRQYNNFVNKKIKYSKMLSDSLYFKNIGNNSGAFYSLLNSSEEEVLKETILAYSFLNRSKIPLSADELDHQIESWFKTKHNTDLDFDVKEALQKLKNSDLGIKTNGKWKVIPLEQALIRIDEIWDGVFDYSKLASN; encoded by the coding sequence ATGAACCGAGAACATTATATCCCATTTGATAAGGAATTTCTGCTCGATGAACAACTGGCGGAATATGCTGGTGACGAAAAACAGGTCGAGGATTTCAAGAAGCTGTTTGACATTATTGAACATTATTATCACCACGAAGCCTTTAACCTGATTCGGAACATAAAAAAGAATTACGCTTTTTTTGACCCTGATCTGCCTGCCAAAGAAAGAGAGGCTTTTAAAGGGAAAAGCGACTTTTCGGTTTTTAAAGACACCTTGATTAAAGTACTGGAACTAAGCAATTATTCGAAAGTGAGCCAGGAAGTTTTGGACAAGGCTTTTAAGGATTCGGATTTGATAGGATTGAAACTGGACATTGATTTGGACGTCTATAAAGACTATGAGATATATGTTAGGGGTCAGCATACTGCCAAAGAAAAGGTCACTAAATACTTTTTTTGGAAGAAAAAAATTGAGGTCGAGTATTATGACCGTGTAATGATTTACCTCAAATATCACGATGCGGATTATTACAAAAAGAAAAAGCTTAAAAAACACAAATCATTAATAGAACCCGGAACTGTCGTTTTGAAGATTTTCAAACGTGTTCCAAAAAATGACTTGGAAACCATATTCCCGAATGCCACGCCCAAAATGTCGTTAACCGACAAGCTGTTATTATGGGTTCCGGGCGTTGTGGGTGGTATTTCCTTATTGAGTGCCAAAGTAATTCCGGCGCTGATTAAAATGCAGGCAGCTTATCAATCGGGTGAAACTATTGATCTTTTGAACAGCAAAACCTCCTTAAATCAAGGTTTGATTGCTCTTGGGATTTTGGGTGCTTACTTATTCCGCCAATACAACAACTTTGTGAACAAGAAAATAAAGTATTCCAAAATGCTTTCGGACAGCCTTTATTTCAAAAATATAGGAAATAACAGCGGTGCTTTTTATTCTTTATTAAACTCTTCAGAAGAGGAAGTTTTGAAGGAAACAATCCTTGCCTACTCCTTTTTGAACCGAAGCAAAATACCGTTATCGGCTGACGAACTCGACCATCAAATTGAATCTTGGTTTAAAACAAAACACAATACCGATCTTGATTTTGACGTGAAAGAAGCATTGCAGAAATTAAAAAACAGTGACCTTGGCATTAAAACCAATGGCAAGTGGAAAGTTATTCCTTTGGAACAAGCGCTTATAAGGATTGACGAGATCTGGGACGGTGTTTTTGATTATAGCAAATTGGCCTCGAACTGA